A region from the Manihot esculenta cultivar AM560-2 chromosome 13, M.esculenta_v8, whole genome shotgun sequence genome encodes:
- the LOC110629640 gene encoding protein JINGUBANG — translation MGVPFWPDTCSSTTATAIADSISDTKPIVSDTSSASNTPCSAASSSTTSDASSTIVSLQSGLSLQTLPSVPSLQKFIPETLNASTSFICTSSLQPPNKLPVTCLAVHGNLLYSASSHEINVYDRTSFSHLHAFNDDESSSGSVKSVSFSDGKIFTAHQDCKICVWKLTTTKEHKLVTVLPTVNDRLRRFIFPKNYVKHRRHKKLLWIEHADAVTGLAVNNGLIYSVSWDRYLKIWRASDLRCLESIKAHEDAVNAVAVSGDGTVYTGSGDYKIRVWAKPVNEKRHVLIATLEKHKSVVNALALSDDGSVLFSGARDRSILVWEREDSANYMAVTGALRGHSKAILSLINVSDLLLSGSADRTIRIWRRCQDEKYCCLAVLEGHRYPVKSLAATWEGETNDIVSIYSGSLDGEIKAWQVSISRSAELNNNNKKI, via the coding sequence ATGGGAGTTCCTTTCTGGCCAGACACCTGCTCCTCCACCACCGCCACCGCCATCGCTGACTCCATCTCCGATACCAAACCTATTGTTTCCGACACCAGTAGCGCCTCCAATACTCCTTGCAGTGCAGCCTCATCTTCAACCACGAGCGACGCCTCCAGCACCATTGTTAGCCTCCAGAGCGGCCTTTCCCTCCAAACTCTTCCCTCTGTCCCTTCCCTTCAAAAGTTTATTCCCGAAACTCTAAACGCTTCCACCTCTTTTATCTGTACAAGTTCTCTTCAGCCGCCGAATAAGCTCCCAGTCACTTGCCTCGCCGTCCACGGCAACCTCCTATACTCTGCTTCCTCTCATGAAATCAATGTCTATGATCGAACCAGCTTCTCTCATCTCCATGCGTTTAATGACGACGAGTCCTCTTCCGGTTCTGTGAAGTCCGTCTCCTTCAGTGACGGAAAAATCTTCACTGCTCATCAGGACTGTAAGATATGCGTTTGGAAACTGACGACAACCAAAGAGCATAAGTTGGTAACCGTTCTTCCCACGGTTAACGATCGTTTACGTCGTTTTATTTTCCcgaagaactatgtgaaacacCGGCGTCACAAGAAGCTGCTCTGGATCGAACACGCCGATGCAGTTACTGGTCTCGCAGTTAACAATGGCTTGATCTATTCGGTTTCTTGGGACAGGTACTTGAAGATATGGCGGGCATCTGACCTCCGGTGTTTGGAATCCATCAAAGCACACGAGGACGCAGTTAATGCCGTCGCTGTTTCCGGTGACGGAACCGTTTACACCGGGTCAGGAGATTATAAAATCCGTGTATGGGCCAAACCAGTTAACGAGAAGCGGCATGTGCTCATAGCGACCCTAGAGAAGCATAAGTCGGTAGTAAATGCTTTAGCCCTGAGCGATGACGGTTCGGTGTTGTTTTCAGGAGCACGTGATCGTTCCATTTTGGTATGGGAGAGAGAAGATAGCGCCAATTACATGGCAGTCACCGGAGCGTTGAGAGGGCATAGCAAGGCCATTCTAAGTTTAATCAATGTCTCCGATTTGCTATTGAGTGGGTCAGCTGATCGGACGATAAGGATTTGGCGACGGTGTCAGGATGAGAAGTACTGTTGTTTGGCGGTTTTGGAGGGGCACAGGTATCCGGTGAAGTCATTAGCCGCTACATGGGAAGGAGAAACTAACGACATCGTTTCAATCTACAGCGGCAGTTTAGACGGAGAAATTAAAGCGTGGCAAGTCTCGATTTCAAGATCtgctgaattaaataataataataaaaaaatataa